One Panicum virgatum strain AP13 chromosome 9K, P.virgatum_v5, whole genome shotgun sequence genomic region harbors:
- the LOC120650290 gene encoding leucine-rich repeat extensin-like protein 6, producing MAALSRPMTGKRALRHLLLLCLLLPCLSQPLPAPSPSPTAAPPPTFPLSPFNDRLDAAYIALQAWKHAITEDPKNQTANWCGPFVCNYTGVFCTAAPDDPHILTVAGVDLNHGRIAGFLPDHIGLLADVALLHLNSNRFHGTLPGSMQHMRLLFELDVSNNLLSGEFPAFLTSLPSLKYLDLRFNKFDGQLPDTVFGRQLSLDALFANNNRFNVTLSSRALTNSTASVIVLANTELKGCLPPSIGDMADTLVELVLLNTSINSCIPPEIGKLKKLKVLDLSRNELAGELPESIGDMESLEVLNVGYNQLSGVLPESICMLPKLKNLTVAGNYFCSEPVSCLHVPLRDDRMNCIPEWPHQRTHEECIAFEHRPPVHCGADGCILHHPL from the coding sequence ATGGCGGCTTTGTCAAGGCCTATGACAGGCAAGAGAGCTCTCcgacacctcctcctcctctgcctcctcctcccctgtcTCTCCCAACCACTCCCGGCTCCTTCCCcctcgccgacggcggcgcctccgccgaCGTTCCCCCTCTCGCCGTTCAACGACCGCCTCGACGCGGCGTACATCGCGCTGCAGGCGTGGAAGCACGCCATCACCGAGGACCCCAAGAACCAGACCGCCAACTGGTGCGGGCCCTTCGTGTGCAACTACACCGGCGTCTTctgcacggcggcgcccgacgacCCGCACATCCtcaccgtcgccggcgtcgaccTCAACCACGGCCGCATCGCCGGGTTCCTCCCCGACCACATCGGCCTCCTCGCCGACGTCGCGCTCCTCCACCTCAACTCCAACCGCTTCCACGGCACGCTGCCGGGGTCGATGCAGCACATGCGCCTCCTCTTCGAGCTCGACGTCAGCAACAACCTCCTCTCCGGCGAGTTCCCGGCGTTCCTCACCTCGCTGCCGTCGCTCAAGTACCTCGACCTGCGCTTCAACAAGTTCGACGGGCAGCTCCCCGACACCGTGTTCGGCCGGCAGCTCAGCCTGGACGCGCTGTTCGCCAACAACAACCGCTTCAACGTGACCCTGTCGTCGCGGGCCCTGACCAACTCCACGGCGTCCGTCATCGTGCTCGCCAACACCGAACTCAAGGGCTGCCTGCCGCCGAGCATCGGCGACATGGCCGACACGCTGGTGGAGCTCGTCCTCCTCAACACCAGCATCAACTCCTGCATCCCGCCGGAGATCGGCAAGCTCAAGAAGCTCAAGGTGCTGGACCTCAGCCGCAACGAGCTCGCCGGGGAGCTGCCGGAGAGCATCGGCGACATGGAGAGCCTGGAGGTGCTCAACGTGGGGTACAACCAGCTGTCCGGCGTGCTGCCGGAGAGCATCTGCATGCTGCCCAAGCTCAAGAACCTCACCGTCGCCGGCAACTACTTCTGCAGCGAGCCGGTGTCGTGCCtccacgtgcccctgcgcgacGACCGGATGAACTGCATCCCCGAGTGGCCCCACCAGCGCACGCACGAGGAGTGCATCGCCTTCGAGCACCGCCCGCCGGTGCACTGCGGCGCCGACGGCTGCATTCTTCATCACCCGCTGTGA